A region of Nitrospirota bacterium DNA encodes the following proteins:
- a CDS encoding GNAT family N-acetyltransferase produces the protein MVSSAGQAAALFSDKDLFLSAAAGSVGLRPVLTEDREFLFQVYAASRSEELKLVDWDDIKKDQFLRMQFAAQDKYYREYYASAAFWIVLAEGRPCGRLYMDRWDAELRIMDIALLPDFRNRGIGTALLKQIMESGRMLCLPVTIHVEQFNPALRLYQRLGFLPVRENGVYLLMRWSSGQPGSEADLKGSHHA, from the coding sequence ATGGTGTCTTCTGCAGGACAGGCTGCTGCTTTATTCTCGGACAAAGATCTTTTCTTGTCTGCTGCCGCAGGCAGTGTCGGACTCAGGCCTGTTTTGACAGAGGACCGGGAATTTCTTTTTCAGGTGTACGCTGCTTCGAGAAGCGAAGAGTTGAAGCTGGTTGACTGGGATGACATTAAAAAAGATCAATTTCTGCGCATGCAGTTTGCGGCACAGGATAAATACTACCGGGAGTATTATGCTTCGGCCGCCTTCTGGATCGTACTTGCTGAGGGCAGACCGTGCGGAAGACTTTATATGGACCGGTGGGACGCTGAGCTGAGGATCATGGACATAGCGTTGCTCCCTGACTTTAGAAACAGGGGGATCGGCACGGCCCTGCTTAAACAGATCATGGAATCGGGCAGGATGCTATGCCTGCCGGTGACTATTCATGTGGAGCAGTTTAATCCCGCTCTGAGGCTTTATCAGCGGTTAGGTTTTTTGCCGGTGAGGGAAAATGGCGTTTATCTGCTTATGAGATGGTCTTCCGGACAGCCTGGCAGCGAGGCTGATCTGAAGGGATCGCACCATGCCTGA
- a CDS encoding ABC transporter substrate-binding protein produces MSEKSLANVITRRTFLKIAGAATGALTVPSQVLAFGGEASPLNFSGWPVVRLGILLPGKDFSPKLTGNFLSGFDHCLKTSGCAESGVSVELVKEHSSGSVSVSALKKLLHEDKVNLVTGILNNAAASSLSSFARDEKFVLVASSLGESMARKTDMFPGTFHCSMNFSQANWAMGRWAADNMGPSCVVAASFYDTGYDTLQAFRMGYQIAGGMIKETFISDAGSGTPNFDRLFSAIEAARPDFIYALYSGSQGAGFIKAYASSGLAGRIPLACSSHLSGGDSLAAIGPLAAGIKTCVPWRSDLCAPGSESFAANYAKVAGRSLDSFGLLGYETAGMILSALSLTQGKTGNITALTGAFAEAAFNSPRGRLQMNPMTNATSAPLFIHEFRMEGGRPVTRAIAECSPLPEYDRRLQPMWVAERSGWHNAYQYA; encoded by the coding sequence ATGTCTGAAAAGAGCTTAGCAAATGTCATAACAAGACGTACCTTTCTGAAGATTGCCGGGGCCGCGACAGGTGCGCTCACCGTACCTTCTCAGGTGCTTGCCTTTGGAGGGGAAGCGAGTCCTTTGAACTTTTCGGGCTGGCCCGTTGTCAGGCTGGGGATATTGCTGCCGGGCAAGGATTTTTCACCGAAGCTCACCGGGAACTTTCTGAGCGGTTTTGATCATTGCCTGAAGACGTCAGGGTGTGCAGAGTCCGGAGTTTCGGTTGAGCTGGTCAAGGAGCATTCCAGCGGATCGGTCAGTGTCAGCGCCCTGAAAAAGCTTCTGCATGAAGATAAGGTGAACCTTGTAACCGGTATTCTGAACAATGCGGCAGCTTCATCTCTGAGCTCTTTTGCACGGGATGAGAAGTTTGTTCTGGTTGCAAGCAGTCTCGGCGAGTCCATGGCGAGAAAGACCGATATGTTTCCCGGCACGTTTCATTGCAGCATGAATTTTTCGCAGGCCAACTGGGCAATGGGCAGATGGGCTGCTGATAATATGGGTCCGAGCTGCGTTGTGGCCGCCTCTTTTTATGACACCGGCTATGATACACTTCAGGCCTTTCGCATGGGCTATCAGATTGCCGGCGGTATGATAAAGGAGACTTTTATTTCTGATGCCGGCTCCGGAACGCCGAACTTTGACAGGCTTTTTTCAGCGATAGAGGCTGCGCGGCCTGATTTTATCTACGCCCTTTACAGCGGGTCTCAGGGTGCTGGCTTTATAAAGGCCTACGCCTCTTCTGGCCTGGCCGGAAGAATACCGCTTGCCTGCTCTTCCCATCTTTCCGGAGGTGACAGTTTAGCCGCAATCGGTCCGCTTGCAGCCGGCATAAAGACCTGTGTTCCATGGCGATCTGACCTTTGTGCACCGGGCAGTGAGAGTTTTGCAGCGAATTACGCAAAAGTTGCAGGCCGCAGTCTTGATTCCTTCGGTCTGCTGGGCTATGAGACAGCAGGCATGATACTTTCTGCCCTTTCGCTGACGCAGGGGAAGACAGGAAATATCACTGCCCTGACAGGGGCCTTTGCGGAGGCGGCATTTAACAGTCCGAGGGGCCGGCTGCAGATGAACCCGATGACCAATGCAACCTCAGCGCCTCTGTTCATCCATGAATTCCGTATGGAAGGCGGAAGGCCTGTTACCAGGGCGATAGCAGAATGCAGCCCTCTGCCGGAGTATGACAGGAGGCTGCAGCCTATGTGGGTGGCGGAGCGTTCCGGCTGGCATAATGCATACCAATATGCGTAG
- a CDS encoding sigma-54-dependent Fis family transcriptional regulator → MVVDDCDNVLQAIEVYLEDWGYQPLLARSGAEALELLGSRSVDLVLSDQEMAGMDGLELLKEIKDRDKDLPFIIMTGYGSIDMAVSAIKQGADDYIQKAYDPETLKASIMRSLERSRLHRGYRELKDYFGNLHNFQNIITRSPLMLSALKLAEKVAASPGTNVAVYGESGTGKEVLARAIHFASGRMESRFVAVNCAGIPSNLLESELFGHVKGAFTGADRDRDGKFDLAQKGTLLLDEIGDMPIDLQAKLLRVIQERTYNKIGSNRTIPADLRIITSTHRDLKKLVREGRFREDLYHRINSYPIMLPPLRERPEDIADLAGHFIKQYKNELGKHIPGISESAMKILLKYPWPGNVRELKNCIERAAILIDGELIRPDHLNIVGRAEEHNVCVPEDEKVRIDVCLDKDDFSLEAAVAQISDEMLSRCGNNKSRAADMLKVDRKHFYRRK, encoded by the coding sequence ATGGTTGTCGATGACTGCGACAACGTACTGCAGGCCATTGAGGTATACCTTGAGGACTGGGGTTATCAGCCCCTGCTGGCAAGGTCTGGCGCAGAGGCCCTTGAGCTCTTGGGCAGCCGCAGTGTAGATCTTGTTCTGTCCGATCAGGAGATGGCAGGCATGGACGGCCTCGAACTCCTGAAGGAGATAAAGGACCGGGATAAAGACCTGCCTTTTATCATAATGACCGGGTATGGGAGTATCGACATGGCGGTTTCCGCCATAAAGCAGGGTGCGGATGACTATATACAGAAGGCCTATGATCCGGAGACGCTGAAGGCATCGATCATGCGCTCCCTTGAACGTTCACGTCTGCACAGAGGTTACAGGGAGCTTAAAGACTATTTCGGCAATCTCCATAATTTTCAGAATATCATCACCCGCTCGCCCCTGATGCTCAGTGCGCTCAAACTTGCCGAGAAGGTGGCAGCAAGCCCTGGCACGAACGTCGCTGTTTATGGAGAGAGCGGGACAGGCAAGGAGGTGCTGGCACGCGCGATACATTTTGCCTCGGGCAGGATGGAAAGCCGGTTCGTTGCGGTAAATTGTGCTGGTATTCCCTCCAACCTGCTTGAGTCCGAGTTGTTTGGGCATGTAAAGGGTGCCTTTACCGGTGCTGACAGGGACCGGGACGGCAAGTTCGACCTTGCGCAGAAGGGCACCCTGCTTCTCGATGAGATCGGTGATATGCCGATTGATCTTCAGGCGAAACTGCTCAGGGTGATCCAGGAGCGTACGTATAATAAGATCGGCTCAAACCGCACTATCCCCGCTGATCTGCGGATAATCACTTCAACCCACCGGGACCTGAAAAAACTGGTCAGGGAGGGCAGGTTCCGCGAGGACCTCTATCACCGGATAAATTCGTACCCGATCATGCTGCCGCCTCTCAGGGAGCGCCCAGAGGACATTGCTGATCTGGCCGGTCATTTTATCAAGCAGTACAAAAATGAGCTCGGCAAGCATATTCCTGGCATATCAGAGTCAGCCATGAAGATCCTGCTCAAATACCCATGGCCCGGCAACGTGAGAGAGCTCAAGAACTGCATAGAGCGGGCTGCCATACTGATCGACGGCGAACTGATACGGCCCGATCATCTAAATATAGTGGGACGCGCTGAAGAACATAACGTCTGCGTTCCTGAGGATGAAAAGGTGCGCATAGACGTCTGTCTGGATAAGGATGATTTCTCTCTTGAGGCTGCGGTAGCCCAGATATCGGATGAGATGTTGTCCAGATGCGGAAACAACAAGAGCCGCGCAGCGGATATGCTGAAGGTCGACAGGAAGCATTTCTACCGCCGCAAATAA
- the surE gene encoding 5'/3'-nucleotidase SurE → MPIILVTNDDGVHAPGIIALSNAMTVLGETYIVAPDRERSAAGHSLTLDRPIKAEEIRERVFSVNGTPTDCVTIGINKLLPRKPDLVVSGINKGANLGDDITYSGTVSAAIEGTIFGIPSIAFSLISDTHYHYETSAFLAAKIAAYVLEHSLPFDTLLNVNVPNIRRQDIKGIKITRQGKRIYENSIQETFNPWGEKYYWIGGGRTFWEHGDEADMEAVQQNYVSITPIHLDLTNHSALTFLRDRWNVADMLDGMDETV, encoded by the coding sequence ATGCCAATCATATTAGTAACAAATGACGACGGCGTGCATGCACCCGGGATCATCGCACTCAGCAATGCCATGACTGTCTTGGGTGAGACCTATATCGTCGCCCCGGACAGGGAGCGGTCTGCTGCAGGACATTCCCTCACTCTTGACAGGCCGATCAAGGCAGAGGAGATCCGGGAGCGCGTATTCAGCGTAAACGGAACGCCTACTGACTGCGTCACGATCGGGATCAACAAACTGCTGCCCCGGAAACCCGATCTCGTGGTCTCGGGCATCAACAAGGGCGCAAACCTGGGAGACGATATCACCTATTCGGGCACGGTCTCTGCAGCGATCGAGGGCACGATCTTCGGTATCCCGTCGATCGCCTTCTCTCTCATATCCGATACACATTATCATTACGAAACATCCGCCTTTCTTGCGGCTAAGATAGCAGCCTATGTACTCGAACATTCCCTGCCCTTTGACACCCTGCTGAATGTCAATGTTCCGAATATCCGGAGGCAGGATATCAAGGGGATCAAGATCACGCGTCAGGGCAAGCGCATTTACGAGAACTCCATCCAGGAGACGTTCAACCCCTGGGGAGAGAAATATTACTGGATCGGCGGGGGAAGGACCTTCTGGGAACATGGAGACGAGGCAGATATGGAGGCAGTGCAGCAGAACTACGTATCGATCACGCCGATCCATCTTGACCTCACCAATCACAGCGCGCTCACATTTCTGAGAGACCGCTGGAATGTAGCAGACATGCTGGATGGTATGGATGAAACAGTATGA
- a CDS encoding NAD(P)/FAD-dependent oxidoreductase, producing MKQYDVIIIGSGPAGIFAALEFLKSEKTIKVLIIEKGRDITERKCPSKERKISCTTCPECDLLSGWGGAGAFSDGKLSLSPEVGGFLSRYMDKDNVQSMIDYVDRIYIQYGAPDEIFGDHPEEIQTLERLASKNNLELIPSKIRHIGTDRCLTVLKKMKDAVSSTIDIIFKTEAEQVLVEDGTYKGVTLRDGKTFYSDFLVLAPGREGSKWLEEEARRLKLTQLKNPVDVGVRVELPASILEPLTKATYEPKLVFYSKKFDDRVRTFCVNPYGEVVREYLKGIWTVNGHSYTDRRTNNTNFALLVSTYFTEPFDEPISYGRYIAQLANFIGKGVIVQRLGDLQAGRRSTHERIAKGIVRPSLTDATPGDLSFALPYRYLSDILEMLEALDKIAPGVNSRHTLLYGVEVKFYSMQLKLTNNLETEIPNIFAAGDGPGVSRGLIQASASGVVAAREILRRC from the coding sequence ATGAAACAGTATGATGTGATCATCATAGGTTCAGGACCTGCAGGCATATTCGCAGCCCTCGAATTCCTGAAATCAGAAAAAACAATAAAGGTCCTGATCATCGAAAAGGGCCGTGACATAACCGAAAGAAAATGCCCTTCCAAAGAGCGAAAGATATCCTGCACAACCTGCCCTGAATGTGATCTTCTGAGCGGCTGGGGCGGAGCAGGCGCCTTCAGTGACGGCAAACTCAGCCTTTCTCCCGAGGTCGGCGGCTTCCTTTCCCGTTACATGGATAAAGACAATGTCCAGTCCATGATCGATTACGTTGACCGCATCTATATCCAGTATGGCGCCCCTGATGAGATCTTCGGAGACCATCCTGAAGAGATCCAGACCTTAGAACGACTTGCATCAAAGAACAACCTTGAGCTCATACCATCGAAGATACGCCATATCGGCACAGACCGCTGCCTTACGGTGCTGAAGAAGATGAAGGATGCGGTCAGCAGCACTATCGATATCATCTTTAAAACAGAGGCAGAGCAGGTGCTGGTCGAAGATGGCACCTATAAAGGCGTAACGCTCAGGGACGGAAAGACCTTTTATTCCGATTTTCTGGTGCTTGCCCCGGGCCGCGAGGGGTCGAAGTGGCTCGAAGAAGAGGCGCGCAGGCTCAAGCTCACCCAGCTCAAGAACCCTGTCGATGTCGGTGTCAGGGTAGAGCTTCCTGCATCCATACTGGAACCGCTCACAAAGGCCACGTATGAGCCGAAGCTCGTCTTTTACTCAAAGAAATTCGACGACAGGGTCAGGACCTTCTGCGTAAATCCGTATGGTGAGGTGGTAAGGGAATATCTCAAAGGCATCTGGACCGTGAACGGCCATAGCTACACAGACAGAAGGACGAACAACACGAACTTTGCACTTCTGGTCAGCACCTATTTCACCGAGCCCTTTGACGAGCCCATATCCTATGGCAGATACATTGCCCAGCTTGCGAACTTCATCGGCAAGGGTGTCATTGTGCAGAGGCTCGGAGATCTGCAGGCAGGACGGCGCTCCACGCACGAGCGCATCGCAAAAGGTATTGTGAGGCCCTCGCTCACGGATGCGACTCCCGGGGACCTGAGCTTTGCCCTTCCTTACCGCTATCTGTCTGACATACTGGAGATGCTTGAGGCACTGGACAAGATAGCTCCGGGCGTCAACTCCCGCCATACCCTGCTGTACGGCGTTGAGGTAAAGTTCTATTCCATGCAGCTGAAACTCACGAATAACCTTGAGACCGAGATACCGAACATCTTTGCTGCAGGAGATGGGCCTGGAGTGAGCCGCGGCCTGATCCAGGCGTCTGCCTCAGGCGTTGTTGCTGCTCGGGAAATATTGAGAAGGTGTTAG
- a CDS encoding protein-L-isoaspartate(D-aspartate) O-methyltransferase, translating to MDYQRLRDLMIENQLIPRGIKDPRVLEAMRQVPRHIFAGGHNLAAAYDDMALPIGEGQTISQPYMVAVMTELLALKGTEKVLEIGTGSGYQGAMLAELAKEVYTIERIGALADRAATEYRTLGYDNIHVRTGDGTLGWPEAAPFDRIIITAASPQIPDPFLEQLGMNGILVIPVGSRYSQQLLKITKTPHGLKEEYHTPCVFVPLIGKYGWEKESSEN from the coding sequence ATGGACTATCAGCGATTAAGAGACCTGATGATCGAAAATCAGCTTATCCCGCGCGGGATCAAAGACCCCCGTGTGTTGGAAGCGATGAGACAGGTGCCGAGGCATATCTTCGCAGGAGGGCATAACCTCGCCGCAGCATATGACGACATGGCACTGCCGATTGGAGAAGGACAGACCATCTCCCAGCCGTACATGGTCGCCGTCATGACAGAACTCCTTGCGCTCAAGGGAACCGAGAAAGTGCTTGAGATTGGAACAGGATCAGGATATCAGGGGGCAATGCTTGCAGAACTCGCAAAAGAGGTCTATACGATCGAGCGCATAGGAGCTCTCGCTGACAGGGCAGCAACAGAATACCGCACATTAGGCTATGACAACATCCATGTAAGGACAGGCGACGGAACACTCGGCTGGCCAGAAGCAGCTCCATTCGACAGGATCATCATCACTGCAGCCTCACCGCAGATCCCGGACCCTTTTCTGGAGCAGCTTGGCATGAACGGCATTCTGGTTATTCCAGTCGGAAGCAGATATTCACAGCAGCTCCTGAAGATCACGAAAACCCCGCATGGACTTAAAGAGGAATACCACACACCCTGCGTCTTTGTCCCTCTCATCGGCAAATATGGTTGGGAAAAAGAATCTAGTGAAAATTGA
- a CDS encoding AbrB/MazE/SpoVT family DNA-binding domain-containing protein, with amino-acid sequence MKKTLVVSSRGQITLPAAIRKRAGIMQGGTVIIEDRGNELVLKPAAVFEIEIYTDKQIQDWNKADRLTPTEKTSLINKAKLKR; translated from the coding sequence ATGAAAAAAACACTCGTCGTAAGCAGTCGGGGTCAGATAACACTGCCTGCAGCCATCCGTAAAAGAGCGGGCATCATGCAGGGCGGCACCGTCATCATCGAAGACAGAGGAAACGAACTCGTTCTGAAGCCTGCCGCGGTCTTCGAGATAGAGATATACACCGACAAACAGATCCAGGACTGGAACAAAGCTGACCGGCTTACACCAACCGAAAAGACATCTCTGATTAACAAGGCAAAGCTCAAGCGGTGA
- a CDS encoding YgiT-type zinc finger protein, whose translation MKCFECGGEINEKQISVVFYKKDKTPVFFEDVPVGECVQCGEKYMSGAVSEKISEVLKSEQIKTEKHLNVPVVSLAA comes from the coding sequence ATGAAATGTTTTGAGTGCGGCGGCGAGATTAACGAAAAGCAGATTTCGGTTGTTTTTTACAAAAAAGACAAGACTCCTGTTTTTTTTGAAGATGTGCCCGTCGGGGAGTGTGTACAGTGCGGAGAAAAGTATATGTCAGGCGCTGTTTCTGAAAAAATATCCGAAGTGCTGAAGAGCGAGCAGATTAAAACCGAGAAACATCTCAACGTCCCCGTCGTAAGCCTTGCTGCTTAG
- a CDS encoding DUF4258 domain-containing protein → MDYSAIEQLIRSNLASGQYQSRVHALQRINERGILPHEVKEALLTCKVIEDYPHDKRGHSCLVWGKTSQGRDLHAVCGFSEDVLWIITIYEPDPIEWETPEKRRFAK, encoded by the coding sequence ATGGATTATTCGGCAATAGAACAGCTCATTAGATCAAATCTGGCAAGCGGACAGTATCAATCCAGAGTCCATGCCTTGCAGAGGATTAACGAAAGAGGGATATTGCCGCATGAAGTCAAGGAAGCATTATTGACATGCAAGGTGATCGAGGATTACCCTCACGACAAGCGTGGTCACAGCTGTCTTGTTTGGGGAAAGACATCCCAGGGAAGAGATCTCCACGCAGTTTGCGGATTTTCTGAGGATGTCCTATGGATTATCACAATATATGAGCCGGACCCTATAGAATGGGAAACGCCTGAAAAAAGGAGGTTTGCAAAATGA
- a CDS encoding DUF3488 domain-containing protein, with product MPILYKSITAVLALTGCISLLITGEMNLLVCTGGLSIFGGYYRFFRDRPQASKRVAAILAQAALFVFIADASVITGDVFLAVAHMTITFQGIKSFDLKEPWDHLQVYFMSLLQLIIASELTRALTFGVIFVIFMVLLVTAMVLSHFLKEGTLGRVRIRRPVTAIVMLTVLCTAIFFMALPRTPQRFIGKSHIRGIKTVGFSDKVDFGSFGDIKLDQTVVMRIEMDQEVSSPHYWRGIAMDSFDGVSWRNTAREKSRLLKTGDEFVIAPYDRTRVVEQRIYLEPIDSDVIFGLAKMTAVNVDTFSLLVDDASGITMPGKLSRRIKYTVRSDMAGILTGRSEKRYLQVPRGVENIIGLAKSVTGGSSSDLQRAFAIEAYLKRNFAYSLATVPPPVGMSVLENFLFRTKTGFCEHYASSMVIMLRGLGIPSRVVNGFYGGERNEYGNYLIVRQSDAHAWVEALIGNEWKRFDPTPAVAAQKPPALSHFLDSLRLQWTRYVVGFSSEDQKEIVRTLASPFTLKGLPKLRFSSFRTVLFWSLALGFVSLLLYAVMKKLRFRRYSFVTRTYLEFRALLRKKGLKVTDAMTAGDLLRVSRKGGFGIEAEEFLNLYESHRFGSREMTDHVRQRYKALLKKLGTGKRAEDI from the coding sequence ATGCCGATACTCTATAAGAGCATAACCGCTGTCCTGGCGCTCACCGGCTGCATCAGCCTGCTGATCACCGGTGAGATGAACCTGCTCGTATGCACGGGCGGTCTCTCAATATTCGGCGGCTATTATCGATTTTTCAGGGATCGGCCCCAGGCATCGAAGCGGGTGGCAGCCATTCTGGCCCAGGCCGCCCTGTTCGTTTTCATCGCTGATGCATCGGTCATAACGGGTGATGTATTTCTTGCTGTTGCACATATGACCATAACCTTCCAGGGCATCAAGAGCTTTGATCTCAAGGAGCCATGGGACCATCTGCAGGTCTATTTTATGTCCCTGCTTCAATTGATCATTGCATCGGAACTGACCCGTGCGCTCACCTTTGGCGTTATCTTTGTGATCTTTATGGTCCTGCTGGTAACGGCCATGGTTCTTTCCCATTTTCTGAAAGAAGGCACGCTCGGCAGGGTGCGCATACGACGGCCGGTCACGGCTATCGTCATGCTCACGGTGCTCTGCACAGCGATCTTCTTCATGGCTCTTCCCCGGACGCCGCAGCGCTTTATCGGAAAAAGCCATATTCGCGGGATAAAGACCGTCGGATTTTCTGATAAGGTTGATTTTGGTTCTTTTGGCGATATCAAGCTCGACCAGACCGTGGTTATGAGGATAGAGATGGATCAGGAGGTCAGTTCTCCGCACTACTGGCGAGGTATTGCCATGGATTCGTTTGACGGCGTATCCTGGAGAAATACGGCAAGAGAAAAAAGCAGACTGCTGAAGACGGGCGATGAATTTGTTATCGCTCCCTATGACCGGACACGGGTTGTTGAGCAGCGGATTTATCTTGAGCCGATCGATTCTGACGTTATCTTTGGCCTTGCGAAAATGACTGCAGTGAATGTGGACACATTCTCTCTTCTGGTCGACGATGCATCGGGTATAACCATGCCGGGCAAACTGTCGCGCCGTATCAAATATACGGTGCGCAGCGACATGGCGGGTATCCTGACGGGCAGATCGGAAAAGCGGTACCTACAAGTGCCGCGCGGCGTCGAAAATATTATCGGTCTTGCAAAGAGCGTGACTGGCGGCAGTTCATCAGATCTGCAGAGGGCTTTTGCGATTGAAGCATATCTGAAAAGGAACTTTGCCTATTCACTTGCAACTGTGCCTCCTCCTGTTGGCATGAGCGTTCTTGAGAACTTTCTTTTCAGGACCAAGACGGGGTTCTGCGAACATTACGCATCCTCCATGGTCATCATGCTCAGGGGTCTCGGTATTCCCAGCCGGGTTGTGAACGGATTCTACGGAGGCGAGCGGAATGAATATGGCAACTATCTTATTGTGAGGCAGAGCGACGCGCATGCCTGGGTCGAGGCGCTCATCGGCAATGAATGGAAACGCTTTGACCCGACGCCTGCGGTCGCTGCGCAGAAGCCTCCTGCATTGTCGCATTTTCTTGATTCACTGAGGCTCCAGTGGACCCGGTATGTTGTGGGTTTCAGCTCTGAGGATCAGAAGGAGATCGTGAGGACACTTGCCTCTCCCTTTACGCTGAAAGGCCTGCCTAAGCTTCGCTTCTCAAGTTTTAGAACGGTTTTATTCTGGTCCCTTGCACTTGGCTTTGTCAGCCTTCTTCTCTATGCAGTAATGAAGAAGCTCAGATTCAGGAGATACAGCTTTGTCACCAGGACCTATCTTGAGTTTCGCGCCCTACTGAGGAAGAAGGGTCTTAAAGTGACCGATGCGATGACCGCAGGCGATTTGCTTAGGGTCTCGCGGAAAGGCGGGTTTGGTATCGAGGCTGAGGAATTTCTGAATCTGTACGAGTCCCACCGCTTTGGCAGTCGCGAGATGACCGATCATGTCAGGCAGAGGTACAAAGCCCTTTTGAAAAAGCTCGGAACAGGAAAAAGAGCTGAAGATATTTGA